The following coding sequences are from one Eretmochelys imbricata isolate rEreImb1 chromosome 12, rEreImb1.hap1, whole genome shotgun sequence window:
- the LOC144272957 gene encoding putative RNA-binding protein EEED8.10 isoform X1: METQRLPVEVITYILSFLPIADRKEASMVNHTWYFAAQDSLRQENILYNIPATSTSLAAIESLARRRVSCVSLTSLDGSTVSRDVIQAVSCHLGPHLQSLSLRGSSLTETSFLHLLLACPCLSSLDLSGCNSLFMSGTLLSKPETIGQAREALTNLQELNLAGLRYLSDLSFNRLTGCAPRLARLSLARCHLTFEFDPYRGSSNYNSTALLSFRNLLRFLKERASSLRALDLSGTSITLPAMRSLVQVEGLRLQELVLQNCRDLSDEAVSLLCTHQPHLTALDLTGCSELSDRATLAVSAGLRALQSLRLGKLQRLTDGGFLGIAELRSLQNLDLSECSLVSGSELVKVCSSPELRPNLASLSFAFCSLLRDSSVLSLARSLSPSLRVLDLSSCVSITNVSIQAISSHLPRLTVLRLAWCKELTDWGLLGAEEPREECNHRREKDTGPQFSRNFGNMGFFLPPLQNLEQDPKALSDSSWKESQKQPRVSLQVLQHLQELDLMACSKLTDTSITKVIRFPALRQLSLSLLPEITDASLVAVARGCQSLEQLSMSHCGKLTDKGFMEAAGSLRRLQHFVISGCSQLTCQTLMAISRECRQLKSLDVSMCHGIRMADIELFQVQLPLQTCVQSRFVGGADLSFTL, encoded by the exons ATGGAGACGCAAAGGCTCCCAGTGGAG GTCATCACCTACATCCTCAGCTTCTTGCCCATCGCCGACAGGAAGGAGGCCTCTATGGTGAATCACACCTGGTACTTTGCGGCCCAGGACTCCCTGCGGCAG GAGAACATCCTGTACAACATCCCAGCCACCTCCACCTCTCTGGCTGCCATTGAGAGCCTGGCTAGACGTCGCGTGAGCTGCGTCAGCCTGACCAGCCTCGACGGCTCCACCGTTTCCCGGGACGTGATCCAGGCTGTCTCCTGTCACTTGGGGCCACATCTGCAGAGCTTGTCTCTGCGTGGGAGCAGCCTGACCGAAACATCCTTCCTGCACCTCCTCCTTGCCTGCCCTTGCCTCTCCTCGCTGGATCTGAGTGGCTGCAACAGCCTCTTCATGTCTGGGACGCTGCTGTCCAAGCCAGAGACCATTGGCCAAGCCCGAGAAGCGCTGACCAATCTCCAGGAGCTGAACCTGGCCGGCCTGCGCTACCTGTCAGATCTCAGTTTCAACCGGCTGACTGGCTGCGCGCCGCGCCTGGCCAGACTCTCGCTGGCTCGCTGCCACCTCACCTTTGAGTTTGACCCCTACCGCGGGTCCAGCAACTACaactccactgccctgctgtCCTTCCGCAACCTCCTGCGGTTCCTGAAGGAGCGGGCCAGCAGCCTCCGGGCCTTGGACTTGAGTGGCACCAGCATCACCTTGCCAGCGATGAGGTCCCTGGTGCAAGTGGAGGGGCTGCGCCTGCAGGAACTCGTGCTGCAGAACTGCCGGGACCTCTCCGACGAGGCCGTCAGCCTCCTCTGTACGCACCAGCCCCACCTGACTGCGCTGGACCTCACCGGGTGCTCTGAGCTGTCTGACCGGGCCACCCTTGCTGTGTCAGCAGGGCTGCGAGCCCTGCAGAGCTTGCGCCTGGGGAAGCTCCAGAGGCTGACGGACGGGGGTTTCCTGGGCATTGCTGAGCTCCGGAGCCTGCAGAACCTGGACCTGTCTGAGTGCAGCCTCGTGAGCGGCAGCGAGCTGGTGAAAGTGTGCTCCTCCCCTGAGCTGCGGCCTAACCTGGCCTCCCTCAGCTTTGCCTTCTGCTCTCTGCTCAGA gaCAGCTCTGTCCTCTCGctggccaggtccctgagccccaGTCTGCGGGTATTAGATCTCTCCTCTTGCGTCTCCATCACCAACGTGAGCATCCAAGCGatttcctcccacctcccccgGCTGACTGTCCTGCGATTGGCCTGGTGCAAGGAGCTGACGGACTGGGGTCTCCTGGGTGCAGAGGAGCCCAGAGAGGAGTGTAACCATCGCAGAGAG AAGGACACAGGGCCCCAGTTCAGCAGGAATTTTGGTAACATGGGATTCTTCCTGCCGCCTCTGCAGAACCTGGAGCAGGATCCCAAGGCCCTCAGCGACTCCTCCTGGAAGGAGTCCCAGAAGCAGCCCCGAGTCTCCCTGCAGGTACTACAGCATCTGCAAGAGCTCGACCTCATGGCCTGCAGCAAGCTGACTGACACCAGCATCACCAAG GTTATCCGCTTCCCAGCCCTGAGGCAGCTTTCCCTCAGCTTGCTACCAGAGATCACTGACGCCAGCCTGGTAGCGGTGGCCAGGGGTTGCCAGAGCCTGGAGCAGCTGTCCATGAGTCACTGTGGAAAGCTGACTGACAAAGGCTTCATGGAGGCTGCTGGCTCTCTACGGAGACTCCAGCATTTCGTCATCTCTGGCTGCAGCCAGCTCACATGCCA GACACTGATGGCCATCAGCAGGGAGTGCAGACAGCTGAAGAGCCTGGATGTCTCCATGTGCCATGGGATCAGGATGGCTGATATTGAGCTTTTCCAGGTCCAGCTCCCCCTGCAGACGTGTGTCCAGTCGCGCTTTGTGGGTGGAGCAGACCTTTCCTTCACCCTGTGA
- the ELMO3 gene encoding engulfment and cell motility protein 3 isoform X1, with translation MPPPKDVVKIAIQMMGAIPQLIELNQAKPLAAVVKEVCDVWNLGNAEHYALQYVDGQQTYITESNRVEIKNGSILRLTTSPDQEAERLHSGIRSNNLDVKADSLKKLANLSRDITFAQEFINRNGLKQLFLIVEEGNDIGEILAHTLKAFMELMEHDFVSWETLSRVFIRKIVKYVNTNGMDASVQQLSLSILENMVPSSRSLFELVKHEVTLDRLLTHLQVTNQQLQLKAMALLIALLLNANDTERRDMMGYLGQRNIRQFIHKNIIHASEPMGDEMAHYLYVLQSITLNLLEWKMRTPMDPYSQEQRERLQSLRQSAFESENEPSAGTFITEHRRSLCVKEFRKLGFQNYSNPAEDLQHAPPGLLALDNMVYFSRCCPSAYSRFVLENSSRDDKHECPFARSSIQLTLALCEILHVGEPCSETAQAFYLMFFGQDHFFEELFCICIQLQNKTWKEMRATQEDFDKVLQVVREQITRTLSLKPTSLELFKTRVNALNYSEILRLRQTERMHQEETLAVPVLELRERLKPELLELIGQQRLLRLCEGTLFRKISSRRRQDKLWFCRLSPNHKVLHYGDVEPGVQSPPIESLPEKIPVADIKELLVSRECPHMKEKGSGKHNKDVLDLAFSISYDVEEYYLNFIAPTRYEFCLWTDGLNVLLGREMTSERTQSELDILLSMELKLRLLDLENIPIPDAPPPVPKPPSNLNFCYDFSPMEQ, from the exons ATGCCGCCCCCCAAAGACGTGGTGAAAATCGCCATTCAGATGATGGGAGCCATCCCGCAGCTCATTGAACTCAACCAG GCCAAGCCCCTGGCTGCAGTTGTGAAGGAGGTTTGTGACGT GTGGAATCTGGGGAACGCCGAGCACTATGCCCTGCAGTACGTGGATGGGCAGCAGACGTACATCACCGAGTCG AACCGTGTGGAGATTAAGAATGGGAGCATTCTGCGGCTGACCACTTCTCCA GATCAGGAGGCAGAGCGGCTGCACAGCGGGATCCGGAGTAACAACCTGGACGTGAAGGCAGACTCCCTGAAGAAGCTGGCGAACCTCTCCCGAGACATCACCTTTGCCCAGGAGTTCATCAACAGGAACGGCCTGAAACAGCTCTTCCTTATTGTGGAAGAGGGGAACGA TATAGGGGAGATTCTAGCCCACACCCTGAAGGCCTTCATGGAGCTGATGGAGCACGATTTCGTCTCCTGGGAGACGCTGAGCCGGGTCTTCATCAGAAAA ATCGTGAAGTACGTCAACACGAATGGGATGGACGCCTCTGTCCAGCAGctctccctgtccatcctggAGAACATGGTCCCGAGCAGCCGCTCCCTCTTTGAGCTGGTCAAACATGAAGTGACCCTGGATCGCCTCCTCACCCACCTGCAGGT GACCAACCAGCAGCTGCAGCTCAAAGCCATGGCACTGCTCATCGCCCTGCTGCTGAATGCCAACGACACAGAGAGGAGG GACATGATGGGCTATCTGGGCCAGAGGAACATCCGGCAGTTCATTCACAAG AACATTATCCACGCCTCGGAGCCGATGGGGGATGAGATGGCCCATTATCTCTACGTGCTGCAGTCCATCACCCTCAACCTGCTGGAGTGGAAGATGCGGACCCCCATGGACCCTTATTCGCAG GAACAGCGGGAGCGTCTCCAGTCCCTGCGTCAGAGCGCCTTCGAGTCGGAGAACGAGCCTTCTGCCGGCACCTTCATCACGGAGCACCGGCGCTCTCTGTGCGTCAAGGAGTTCCGCAAGCTGGGCTTCCAG AACTACAGTAACCCTGCCGAGGACCTGCAGCACGCGCCCCCGGGACTGCTGGCCCTGGACAACATGGTCTACTTCTCCAGGTGCTGCCCAAGCGCCTACAGCAGG TTTGTCCTCGAGAACAGCAGCCGTGATGATAAACACGAGTGCCCGTTTGCCCGGAGCAGCATCCAGCTGACCCTGGCCCTCTGCGAGATCCTGCATGTCGGGGAGCCAT GCTCGGAGACGGCCCAGGCCTTCTACCTCATGTTCTTTGGTCAGGACCACTTCTTCGAGGAGCTCTTCTGTATCTGCATCCAGCTGCAGAACAAGACCTGGAAGGAGATGCGCGCCACGCAGGAGGACTTCGACAAG GTGCTGCAGGTGGTCCGGGAGCAGATCACCCGGACCCTGTCCCTCAAACCCACCTCCCTGGAGCTGTTCAAGACCAGAGTGAACGCGCTTAACTACAGCGAGATCCTGAGACTGCGGCAGACGGAGAGGATGCACCAGGAGGAGACGCTGGCCGTGCCTGTGCT GGAACTGCGAGAGAGGCTCAAGCCCGAGCTCCTGGAGCTGATCGGCCAGCAGCGGCTCCTGCGCCTCTGCGAGGGGACCCTCTTCCGCAAGATCAGCAGCCGCCGCAGACAGG ATAAGCTCTGGTTCTGCCGCCTGTCCCCCAACCACAAGGTGCTGCACTACGGAGACGTGGAGCCGGGGGTGCAGAGCCCCCCCATCGAGAGCCTGCCGGAGAAGA TTCCCGTGGCCGACATCAAGGAGCTGCTGGTTAGCAGGGAGTGCCCGCACATGAAGGAGAAGGGCTCCGGGAAGCATAACAAG GATGTCCTGGACCTGGCCTTCTCCATTAGCTACGACGTGGAGGAGTACTACCTGAACTTCATCGCTCCCACGCGCTACGAG TTCTGCCTGTGGACGGACGGCCTGAACGTGCTGCTGGGCCGGGAGATGACGAGCGAGCGAACCCAGAGCGAGCTCGACATCCTGCTCTCCATGGAGCTCAAGCTGCGCCTCCTGGACCTGGAGAACATTCCCATCCCCGAcgcccctccccccgtccccaaGCCCCCCAGCAATTTAAACTTCTGCTATGACTTCAGCCCCATGGAACAGTGA
- the ELMO3 gene encoding engulfment and cell motility protein 3 isoform X2: MELMEHDFVSWETLSRVFIRKIVKYVNTNGMDASVQQLSLSILENMVPSSRSLFELVKHEVTLDRLLTHLQVTNQQLQLKAMALLIALLLNANDTERRDMMGYLGQRNIRQFIHKNIIHASEPMGDEMAHYLYVLQSITLNLLEWKMRTPMDPYSQEQRERLQSLRQSAFESENEPSAGTFITEHRRSLCVKEFRKLGFQNYSNPAEDLQHAPPGLLALDNMVYFSRCCPSAYSRFVLENSSRDDKHECPFARSSIQLTLALCEILHVGEPCSETAQAFYLMFFGQDHFFEELFCICIQLQNKTWKEMRATQEDFDKVLQVVREQITRTLSLKPTSLELFKTRVNALNYSEILRLRQTERMHQEETLAVPVLELRERLKPELLELIGQQRLLRLCEGTLFRKISSRRRQDKLWFCRLSPNHKVLHYGDVEPGVQSPPIESLPEKIPVADIKELLVSRECPHMKEKGSGKHNKDVLDLAFSISYDVEEYYLNFIAPTRYEFCLWTDGLNVLLGREMTSERTQSELDILLSMELKLRLLDLENIPIPDAPPPVPKPPSNLNFCYDFSPMEQ, encoded by the exons ATGGAGCTGATGGAGCACGATTTCGTCTCCTGGGAGACGCTGAGCCGGGTCTTCATCAGAAAA ATCGTGAAGTACGTCAACACGAATGGGATGGACGCCTCTGTCCAGCAGctctccctgtccatcctggAGAACATGGTCCCGAGCAGCCGCTCCCTCTTTGAGCTGGTCAAACATGAAGTGACCCTGGATCGCCTCCTCACCCACCTGCAGGT GACCAACCAGCAGCTGCAGCTCAAAGCCATGGCACTGCTCATCGCCCTGCTGCTGAATGCCAACGACACAGAGAGGAGG GACATGATGGGCTATCTGGGCCAGAGGAACATCCGGCAGTTCATTCACAAG AACATTATCCACGCCTCGGAGCCGATGGGGGATGAGATGGCCCATTATCTCTACGTGCTGCAGTCCATCACCCTCAACCTGCTGGAGTGGAAGATGCGGACCCCCATGGACCCTTATTCGCAG GAACAGCGGGAGCGTCTCCAGTCCCTGCGTCAGAGCGCCTTCGAGTCGGAGAACGAGCCTTCTGCCGGCACCTTCATCACGGAGCACCGGCGCTCTCTGTGCGTCAAGGAGTTCCGCAAGCTGGGCTTCCAG AACTACAGTAACCCTGCCGAGGACCTGCAGCACGCGCCCCCGGGACTGCTGGCCCTGGACAACATGGTCTACTTCTCCAGGTGCTGCCCAAGCGCCTACAGCAGG TTTGTCCTCGAGAACAGCAGCCGTGATGATAAACACGAGTGCCCGTTTGCCCGGAGCAGCATCCAGCTGACCCTGGCCCTCTGCGAGATCCTGCATGTCGGGGAGCCAT GCTCGGAGACGGCCCAGGCCTTCTACCTCATGTTCTTTGGTCAGGACCACTTCTTCGAGGAGCTCTTCTGTATCTGCATCCAGCTGCAGAACAAGACCTGGAAGGAGATGCGCGCCACGCAGGAGGACTTCGACAAG GTGCTGCAGGTGGTCCGGGAGCAGATCACCCGGACCCTGTCCCTCAAACCCACCTCCCTGGAGCTGTTCAAGACCAGAGTGAACGCGCTTAACTACAGCGAGATCCTGAGACTGCGGCAGACGGAGAGGATGCACCAGGAGGAGACGCTGGCCGTGCCTGTGCT GGAACTGCGAGAGAGGCTCAAGCCCGAGCTCCTGGAGCTGATCGGCCAGCAGCGGCTCCTGCGCCTCTGCGAGGGGACCCTCTTCCGCAAGATCAGCAGCCGCCGCAGACAGG ATAAGCTCTGGTTCTGCCGCCTGTCCCCCAACCACAAGGTGCTGCACTACGGAGACGTGGAGCCGGGGGTGCAGAGCCCCCCCATCGAGAGCCTGCCGGAGAAGA TTCCCGTGGCCGACATCAAGGAGCTGCTGGTTAGCAGGGAGTGCCCGCACATGAAGGAGAAGGGCTCCGGGAAGCATAACAAG GATGTCCTGGACCTGGCCTTCTCCATTAGCTACGACGTGGAGGAGTACTACCTGAACTTCATCGCTCCCACGCGCTACGAG TTCTGCCTGTGGACGGACGGCCTGAACGTGCTGCTGGGCCGGGAGATGACGAGCGAGCGAACCCAGAGCGAGCTCGACATCCTGCTCTCCATGGAGCTCAAGCTGCGCCTCCTGGACCTGGAGAACATTCCCATCCCCGAcgcccctccccccgtccccaaGCCCCCCAGCAATTTAAACTTCTGCTATGACTTCAGCCCCATGGAACAGTGA
- the LOC144272957 gene encoding putative RNA-binding protein EEED8.10 isoform X2: METQRLPVEVITYILSFLPIADRKEASMVNHTWYFAAQDSLRQENILYNIPATSTSLAAIESLARRRVSCVSLTSLDGSTVSRDVIQAVSCHLGPHLQSLSLRGSSLTETSFLHLLLACPCLSSLDLSGCNSLFMSGTLLSKPETIGQAREALTNLQELNLAGLRYLSDLSFNRLTGCAPRLARLSLARCHLTFEFDPYRGSSNYNSTALLSFRNLLRFLKERASSLRALDLSGTSITLPAMRSLVQVEGLRLQELVLQNCRDLSDEAVSLLCTHQPHLTALDLTGCSELSDRATLAVSAGLRALQSLRLGKLQRLTDGGFLGIAELRSLQNLDLSECSLVSGSELVKVCSSPELRPNLASLSFAFCSLLRDSSVLSLARSLSPSLRVLDLSSCVSITNVSIQAISSHLPRLTVLRLAWCKELTDWGLLGAEEPREECNHRRENLEQDPKALSDSSWKESQKQPRVSLQVLQHLQELDLMACSKLTDTSITKVIRFPALRQLSLSLLPEITDASLVAVARGCQSLEQLSMSHCGKLTDKGFMEAAGSLRRLQHFVISGCSQLTCQTLMAISRECRQLKSLDVSMCHGIRMADIELFQVQLPLQTCVQSRFVGGADLSFTL, from the exons ATGGAGACGCAAAGGCTCCCAGTGGAG GTCATCACCTACATCCTCAGCTTCTTGCCCATCGCCGACAGGAAGGAGGCCTCTATGGTGAATCACACCTGGTACTTTGCGGCCCAGGACTCCCTGCGGCAG GAGAACATCCTGTACAACATCCCAGCCACCTCCACCTCTCTGGCTGCCATTGAGAGCCTGGCTAGACGTCGCGTGAGCTGCGTCAGCCTGACCAGCCTCGACGGCTCCACCGTTTCCCGGGACGTGATCCAGGCTGTCTCCTGTCACTTGGGGCCACATCTGCAGAGCTTGTCTCTGCGTGGGAGCAGCCTGACCGAAACATCCTTCCTGCACCTCCTCCTTGCCTGCCCTTGCCTCTCCTCGCTGGATCTGAGTGGCTGCAACAGCCTCTTCATGTCTGGGACGCTGCTGTCCAAGCCAGAGACCATTGGCCAAGCCCGAGAAGCGCTGACCAATCTCCAGGAGCTGAACCTGGCCGGCCTGCGCTACCTGTCAGATCTCAGTTTCAACCGGCTGACTGGCTGCGCGCCGCGCCTGGCCAGACTCTCGCTGGCTCGCTGCCACCTCACCTTTGAGTTTGACCCCTACCGCGGGTCCAGCAACTACaactccactgccctgctgtCCTTCCGCAACCTCCTGCGGTTCCTGAAGGAGCGGGCCAGCAGCCTCCGGGCCTTGGACTTGAGTGGCACCAGCATCACCTTGCCAGCGATGAGGTCCCTGGTGCAAGTGGAGGGGCTGCGCCTGCAGGAACTCGTGCTGCAGAACTGCCGGGACCTCTCCGACGAGGCCGTCAGCCTCCTCTGTACGCACCAGCCCCACCTGACTGCGCTGGACCTCACCGGGTGCTCTGAGCTGTCTGACCGGGCCACCCTTGCTGTGTCAGCAGGGCTGCGAGCCCTGCAGAGCTTGCGCCTGGGGAAGCTCCAGAGGCTGACGGACGGGGGTTTCCTGGGCATTGCTGAGCTCCGGAGCCTGCAGAACCTGGACCTGTCTGAGTGCAGCCTCGTGAGCGGCAGCGAGCTGGTGAAAGTGTGCTCCTCCCCTGAGCTGCGGCCTAACCTGGCCTCCCTCAGCTTTGCCTTCTGCTCTCTGCTCAGA gaCAGCTCTGTCCTCTCGctggccaggtccctgagccccaGTCTGCGGGTATTAGATCTCTCCTCTTGCGTCTCCATCACCAACGTGAGCATCCAAGCGatttcctcccacctcccccgGCTGACTGTCCTGCGATTGGCCTGGTGCAAGGAGCTGACGGACTGGGGTCTCCTGGGTGCAGAGGAGCCCAGAGAGGAGTGTAACCATCGCAGAGAG AACCTGGAGCAGGATCCCAAGGCCCTCAGCGACTCCTCCTGGAAGGAGTCCCAGAAGCAGCCCCGAGTCTCCCTGCAGGTACTACAGCATCTGCAAGAGCTCGACCTCATGGCCTGCAGCAAGCTGACTGACACCAGCATCACCAAG GTTATCCGCTTCCCAGCCCTGAGGCAGCTTTCCCTCAGCTTGCTACCAGAGATCACTGACGCCAGCCTGGTAGCGGTGGCCAGGGGTTGCCAGAGCCTGGAGCAGCTGTCCATGAGTCACTGTGGAAAGCTGACTGACAAAGGCTTCATGGAGGCTGCTGGCTCTCTACGGAGACTCCAGCATTTCGTCATCTCTGGCTGCAGCCAGCTCACATGCCA GACACTGATGGCCATCAGCAGGGAGTGCAGACAGCTGAAGAGCCTGGATGTCTCCATGTGCCATGGGATCAGGATGGCTGATATTGAGCTTTTCCAGGTCCAGCTCCCCCTGCAGACGTGTGTCCAGTCGCGCTTTGTGGGTGGAGCAGACCTTTCCTTCACCCTGTGA